One window from the genome of Nitrospirota bacterium encodes:
- a CDS encoding radical SAM protein yields MTDLLLVFPPQWSPFQPPLAPPSLSAWLKREGFDVSSQDVNILFFEWLLSDECAEILIKRVRKLPLRQSQKDGYEAVLKNAGDFRRDIFSLRDLKKSKISLNHEDLIKKYYIATKALEVYLEVISKISDAFALYPYDFRLKGGNLNFNTLEQMLLNPPEVFSIYAEQIIEKNIMPANPKIIGLSCLGQEQLYFVLLFGQLLKSRSDIPIIVGGTFLTRIFEQGSLKASWFTKYFDIIVINEGEKPCQEILSNLRDGFALTKEVSGIIFLEDNTIVSSPPGRALNPAEIPIPDFDDMPLERYFSIATTLPLLASRGCYWGKCEFCRHGMVYGDNNFKVYEINKVLDTVNHLSQKYNISQFSFRDEAMPPSIIRQLGKVFPPHVETGWTFSGDVRFDKSFTMDDFTNLYKIGFRSLQVGLESGSEHVLKLMKKGDDNYRKETMIRNLATATESGIWIHCFLFFGFPGETDEDARQTYEFVLHHANTIGNFGCGTFILEHNSPIFRHVNDFGVRIMNQSDNTRMNVFYEHEVSEGISIKRALEWMETLVSASNKISKFHAVSWIPREQYLCILSRIEPHQLIEEGQSIRTFKNLPQNASLSEIASLISHPREENTVILINRINHRILNLKGKSSELIRLFYENDFELLKMHEYCPNCIDWL; encoded by the coding sequence ATGACAGACCTTTTACTTGTTTTTCCTCCTCAATGGAGCCCTTTTCAGCCACCTCTCGCTCCGCCAAGTTTATCTGCATGGTTAAAGCGAGAAGGTTTTGATGTGTCCAGTCAGGACGTAAATATATTATTTTTTGAATGGCTTCTATCGGATGAATGCGCAGAAATACTTATTAAAAGAGTTAGAAAACTGCCCTTAAGACAATCCCAAAAGGACGGATATGAAGCTGTATTGAAGAATGCTGGTGACTTTAGGCGGGATATATTTTCACTTCGGGACTTAAAAAAATCAAAAATATCTTTAAATCATGAGGATTTGATAAAAAAATACTATATCGCCACAAAAGCTCTTGAGGTATACCTGGAAGTTATTTCAAAGATATCTGATGCTTTTGCATTATATCCATATGATTTTCGATTGAAAGGAGGCAATCTTAATTTCAATACGTTAGAACAAATGCTGCTCAACCCTCCCGAAGTGTTCAGCATTTATGCCGAACAAATAATTGAGAAGAATATTATGCCTGCAAATCCAAAAATTATAGGATTATCCTGTCTAGGACAGGAACAATTATATTTCGTTCTTTTATTCGGGCAATTACTTAAATCCAGATCGGACATTCCTATTATTGTTGGAGGAACTTTCTTGACTAGAATATTTGAGCAAGGCTCCCTGAAAGCGAGCTGGTTTACGAAATATTTCGATATTATCGTAATAAATGAAGGAGAAAAACCGTGTCAAGAAATATTGTCAAATCTCAGAGACGGCTTTGCTCTTACCAAAGAAGTTTCCGGGATAATATTTTTGGAAGATAACACGATTGTCTCATCCCCTCCCGGCAGAGCATTAAATCCAGCAGAAATACCTATTCCTGATTTTGATGACATGCCCCTTGAGCGTTATTTTTCCATTGCGACTACCCTTCCACTTCTCGCATCAAGAGGATGTTACTGGGGCAAATGTGAATTTTGTCGTCATGGAATGGTTTATGGTGATAATAATTTTAAGGTTTATGAAATTAACAAGGTATTAGATACAGTGAACCATCTTTCACAAAAATATAACATTTCACAATTCTCATTTCGAGATGAAGCAATGCCGCCTTCCATCATTCGTCAATTAGGTAAAGTGTTTCCTCCTCATGTTGAAACGGGTTGGACCTTTTCAGGAGACGTTCGCTTCGATAAATCATTTACCATGGATGATTTCACAAATCTTTATAAGATCGGATTTCGATCTCTTCAGGTAGGATTAGAATCAGGATCAGAACATGTTCTGAAATTGATGAAGAAAGGAGATGATAATTACAGAAAAGAAACAATGATTAGAAATTTAGCAACTGCAACTGAATCCGGCATTTGGATACACTGCTTTTTATTTTTTGGCTTTCCCGGTGAAACCGATGAAGACGCCAGGCAAACTTATGAGTTTGTTTTGCATCATGCAAATACAATAGGCAATTTTGGATGCGGAACTTTTATCCTGGAACATAATTCGCCAATTTTCCGTCATGTTAATGATTTTGGCGTACGAATAATGAATCAGTCCGATAACACGCGCATGAACGTATTTTATGAACACGAAGTTTCCGAAGGTATTTCAATCAAGAGAGCTTTGGAATGGATGGAAACACTTGTATCGGCGTCAAACAAAATATCAAAATTTCACGCTGTCAGCTGGATACCCAGGGAACAATATCTCTGTATTCTATCCAGAATAGAACCTCATCAACTTATAGAAGAAGGACAGTCCATCCGCACATTTAAAAATTTACCCCAAAATGCTTCTTTATCGGAAATAGCCAGTTTGATTTCGCATCCAAGAGAAGAAAATACTGTTATATTGATTAATCGAATAAATCACCGGATTTTAAATCTAAAAGGCAAATCGTCTGAACTAATACGCTTATTTTATGAAAACGATTTTGAGTTGCTCAAAATGCATGAATATTGCCCAAATTGTATCGACTGGCTCTGA
- a CDS encoding HypC/HybG/HupF family hydrogenase formation chaperone, with product MCLAVPSKIITIQDLNATVEVYGAQRSVSLLLMPDDAKIGDFVLVHAGFAIQKVDEEAAEEALKYIRQLLEETGEPSQP from the coding sequence ATGTGCCTTGCAGTTCCATCTAAAATAATAACGATTCAGGATTTGAATGCCACTGTTGAGGTCTATGGCGCACAACGCAGTGTAAGCCTTCTCCTTATGCCTGATGATGCAAAGATTGGAGACTTTGTCCTGGTGCATGCAGGTTTCGCCATACAGAAAGTGGATGAAGAAGCCGCCGAAGAAGCTCTGAAATATATAAGACAACTTTTAGAGGAAACAGGGGAACCCTCACAGCCCTAA
- a CDS encoding HyaD/HybD family hydrogenase maturation endopeptidase: MTKKGILEQSGGGVSPPPKVLILGVGNILLRDDGFGVHLIQSLEETAFPPNVQILEAGTVSHQLIPAFRSIDYLIVIDVVEAGDAPGSIFKFSPEDMSFHSEQKISLHQISLTDVLDMAALTGAKPKTVIIAVQPKNILWGLELSDEVRMAMPKVKELVFDELKKIKALGNHSKITTEP; this comes from the coding sequence ATGACAAAAAAGGGTATTCTTGAGCAAAGTGGGGGAGGTGTATCGCCTCCCCCTAAAGTTTTAATTCTTGGCGTGGGGAATATTCTGCTCAGAGATGACGGATTCGGAGTCCATCTAATTCAATCGCTTGAAGAAACCGCATTTCCTCCCAATGTTCAGATACTTGAAGCTGGGACAGTAAGCCACCAGCTTATCCCTGCATTTCGTTCAATTGATTACCTGATTGTAATAGATGTTGTAGAGGCCGGTGACGCGCCGGGATCAATATTCAAGTTTTCTCCAGAGGATATGAGCTTTCATTCAGAACAGAAAATATCACTTCACCAGATAAGCCTCACAGACGTCCTTGATATGGCTGCGCTTACAGGCGCAAAGCCAAAAACAGTGATTATAGCTGTACAGCCGAAAAACATTTTATGGGGGCTTGAACTGTCAGATGAAGTCAGAATGGCAATGCCTAAGGTTAAAGAACTTGTTTTTGATGAACTCAAGAAAATAAAAGCGCTGGGGAATCATTCAAAAATCACAACAGAGCCTTGA
- the cybH gene encoding Ni/Fe-hydrogenase, b-type cytochrome subunit: MANELKYEWSLALRAEHWVRVIAIAALVFTGFYIHWPFISGSAESAVMSWMKFFHSVAAYALVLGLVVRVYLAFNSAFDRDWKDFSITKNLKDLPDMLAYYLFVNDTHKDYRKYNPLQAFAYLLIAVLIIFTTFTGAALYKGNAFGFINAQESFRWVNAMLGGESYTRIWHFLSMWVFIIFLGAHMYMGLIWSVVHKDKTFSSIFTGYKLKKKF, translated from the coding sequence ATGGCAAATGAACTTAAATATGAATGGAGTTTGGCGTTAAGAGCAGAGCACTGGGTCAGGGTCATTGCAATAGCGGCACTCGTATTCACAGGGTTTTACATCCACTGGCCGTTTATAAGCGGGAGCGCTGAAAGCGCAGTAATGTCTTGGATGAAATTTTTTCATTCTGTTGCTGCATATGCGCTTGTCCTGGGGCTTGTTGTAAGAGTATACCTGGCATTCAACTCTGCATTTGACAGAGACTGGAAAGACTTCAGCATAACTAAAAACCTGAAAGATCTTCCTGATATGCTCGCTTACTATCTCTTCGTAAATGATACGCATAAAGATTACAGGAAGTATAATCCGCTCCAGGCGTTTGCCTATCTCTTAATTGCAGTGCTGATAATCTTCACAACATTTACAGGCGCGGCTCTTTATAAAGGAAATGCATTCGGATTCATCAACGCTCAGGAGAGTTTCAGATGGGTTAATGCAATGCTCGGTGGTGAATCCTACACAAGAATATGGCATTTCCTTTCAATGTGGGTTTTCATCATCTTTCTCGGCGCCCATATGTATATGGGTTTGATATGGTCTGTTGTCCACAAAGACAAGACCTTCAGTTCCATTTTTACAGGCTATAAACTCAAGAAAAAATTCTGA